One Leucoraja erinacea ecotype New England chromosome 5, Leri_hhj_1, whole genome shotgun sequence DNA segment encodes these proteins:
- the LOC129697672 gene encoding CASP8-associated protein 2-like — MMDGAKTSNADYLYGDQWNVGRFDSPVKADSESSFDIYDGLDTDYQGDIAGKSKPAKDCFDLYEEILTEEGTAKDISLKEFQEKSVEREKQVEELVRKLQEVETKNSSLSNENIQLKKNISALIKTARQEIIRKDEEINRLNKRQSVNWIGNSHLRRYQNHSTVSLNVPIATQNDGIYSRQSLPCPSWSANFEQCMPRPHLNEERNCPKDRPLDCGSTILEPKSQCNLPRNVKSLSSLHSVVGREHSCKTPSHTSIVPPLKPNAIKDKAELPPCKEGRGTEKLNGEDLAKHGTVEKFEKLYISELSGSGKKNKELHATEKTEKQGQTSLSTKPHSEVNCTARHTPEERSDKVRHRLGSVSFSGTFVNSAGSKESKSNVEKEERRKEKEAKKSDHRSREQVTDKKKEQKSSREEAKDKQRDDRLRSRPSQKEREPERRHCEKIKDSSKLTSPASPCKSSRWSTCVALNHSSSKEKRDKKTECKSSGKEKSTGDGRDRKSKSSNGKVQDDTGKESVRQSGKHDNRSLKKDERRKEKGKCELKENQKDHSVHRHSLRNGRDHVDKEHQSKKVKTRVTEGHERTAKRRCTGDTGRQQSLTGEQSSVRDSDPKLHFMETLQLTISPVKKPPAAPAAPAAPAAPAAPAPAAPAVPAVPAPAVPAVPAVPAAPAVPAVPAVPAVPAVPAAPAVPAPAVPAPAVPAPAVPAPAVPAPAVPAPPAPPAPPVPVAPVDAFPADADAAPAVDAPAPVPAAPAAACELDVTCTRVLDVDEVVEHVGGMAPASEKSDTSNEGSSNEAQAKSEESESEVQLAETGASAPLAIREPAECEMMPCALLKGEEMEEDFEVILVDDSDTVKLTQLVVETVGTVEVISEAISEEDANSAPLVEIDAYKRSASVESPSEVNKNELNTTSQPLIEIDCTIDGQCVDLDCPVETDIATSGENIPSLSCAGIPEVSGRPLVAGTLIAQLPAISEPDSTAHELHQTTASVTDSLNVAPSVKRSCVPEDQEDNSIQSIDFTYIGCIGAPISPLSSPQRPVRPSALEKSGISADRDVDHKDSKEKIQESCSLSSCTLELNKENREPLCKTGVKTLEISDEIEEGEILSDVDECASQEQKPASNVQEVKKSNNEEKGNPGRSPSKKETGLTNPDESAVKSHSEVLSKIKSVKKRGKSKGVSSSQDSEGLKISSLSTIEKKRIKSSVTDLMEALKVARKVIRQKYMKLHKQFEICRFKRIIEIAIAEFISIVKQSKFPKSRREQKSSICSMIEAKLSQVKSNGIVSSIFSQQAPNMKEKLWVFVEKQFDFMFAKARETFISCENISLELALEEERKNEKLIKSKKRKMMVKHKVDKLSKLKRTLFLEPLLANNVSSKRNSKRKKLTADESGQKETTQSNKHSKNCIELTAGDVSKENSKSSTKVKNLVSLNQMNSNASSDSLINSNFTKESHEKAELGILTEQQASTLTFNLVSDAQMGEIFKCLLQGSDLLEQGISTLECNSWPVPDKMNHDSNSHLSGVTSTSEKVPTVSQGDSISWPPSTPNKHTVGLRPPLNIDILDESCMLEIPDKVVHNKDVRMISPPEGSISQKLIETSSALQMPSTVSSILMEDLAVSLTVPSPLKSDGEISFLTSQNELSLPGEVSEAILTSHYSENAVLDEEDALEQDIHLALDSDNSSSRSSSSSMWNKQMSSFQYQGHSPMQAVVMEKSNDHFIVKIRCRGASKADSPLQSSPSVPAEQTNATSKLEPSGGSVMETIDKQTILPGNNVQDVIEQQDRLMSKALPTHSRVVEHPAGGGTTLEESGMEVAMQTPQSEKDQPLTKHCTVHEPSLETPSGNIKGVALLTATILEPDPSSRTKKRKRNAKVDSTQKRARKESLKTSEKKNNQTKAQRKSTSSARKADNDATPKKTTTNACQSTVALATSLSAKNVIKKNGEVVIAWTREDDRTILLDCRRKGANEETFNYLARKLRRSPRQVSERFLCLMKLFKRTGNMNN, encoded by the exons TTTCAGGAAAAGTCCGTAGAAAGAGAGAAACAAGTTGAGGAGTTGGTGCGAAAGCTGCAAGAAGTGGAAACCAAG AATTCCTCTCTGTCGAATGAAAATATCCAGCTGAAAAAGAACATATCAGCCCTCATAAAAACTGCTCGTCAGGAAATTATCCGCAAGGACGAAGAAATTAATAGGCTGAACAAAAG gcaATCGGTGAATTGGATTGGAAACTCGCATCTCCGACGTTACCAGAATCATTCCACAGTGTCGTTAAATGTTCCGATAGCAACACAGAACGATGGCATCTATTCCAGACAGAGTCTTCCTTGTCCTTCCTGGTCTGCAAATTTTGAGCAGTGCATGCCTAGACCTCACCTAAATGAAGAGAGAAACTGTCCCAAAGATAGACCACTTGACTGTGGAAGTACGATTTTGGAACCAAAAAGCCAATGTAATTTACCAAGGAATGTCAAATCTCTTTCTAGCCTTCATTCAGTTGTAGGCAGAGAGCATTCCTGTAAGACTCCCTCGCATACAAGTATTGTACCACCTCTTAAACCAAATGCCATCAAAGATAAAGCAGAACTGCCTCCTTGCAAGGAGGGAAGGGGAACTGAGAAATTGAATGGAGAGGATTTGGCTAAACATGGAACTGTTGAAAAGTTTGAAAAGTTGTACATTTCTGAGCTATCAGGctctggaaagaaaaacaaagaacTCCATGCTACGGAAAAGACTGAGAAACAAGGGCAAACTTCTCTGAGTACAAAACCACATTCTGAAGTTAATTGCACAGCTCGACATACTCCAGAAGAAAGGTCAGACAAAGTCAGACATCGCCTTGGCTCGGTCTCATTTTCTGGCACGTTTGTAAATAGTGCAGGTTCCAAAGAATCAAAAAGCAACGTTGAAAAGGAGGAAAGACGTAAAGAGAAAGAGGCAAAGAAAAGTGACCACAGAAGCAGGGAGCAGGTAACGGACAAAAAAAAGGAACAGAAAAGTAGTCGGGAAGAGGCCAAGGACAAGCAAAGAGATGACCGGTTAAGAAGTCGGCCTTCTCAAAAGGAGAGAGAGCCGGAGAGACGGCATTGTGAAAAAATAAAGGATTCATCAAAATTGACAAGTCCTGCTAGCCCCTGTAAGAGTTCTCGATGGAGCACTTGTGTGGCACTGAACCATTCTTCCTCAAAAGAGAAAAGAGACAAAAAGACTGAGTGTAAGAGTTCGGGAAAGGAAAAGAGCACCGGGGACGGCAGAGACCGAAAAAGTAAATCGTCAAATGGGAAAGTACAAGATGACACCGGCAAGGAGAGTGTCAGGCAGAGTGGCAAACATGACAACCGAAgcttaaaaaaagatgaaaggagaaaggaaaaggGCAAGTGCGAGCTCAAAGAAAATCAGAAGGACCACAGTGTTCACAGACACTCGTTACGGAATGGAAGGGACCACGTTGACAAGGAGCATCAAAGTAAAAAAGTCAAAACGAGAGTGACTGAGGGGCATGAAAGAACAGCGAAAAGACGTTGTACAGGAGATACAGGCAGGCAGCAGAGCCTAACAGGTGAACAAAGCTCAGTAAGGGACTCTGATCCCAAATTGCATTTTATGGAAACATTGCAGCTTACCATTTCTCCTGTGAAGAAACCACCTGCTGCTCCTGCTGCTCCTGCTGCTCCTGCTGCTCctgctgctcctgctcctgctgctcCTGCTGTTCCTGCTGTTCCTGCTCCTGCTGTTCCTGCTGTTCCTGCTGTTCCTGCTGCTCCTGCTGTTCCTGCTGTTCCTGCTGTTCCTGCTGTTCCTGCTGTTCCTGCTGCTCCTGCTGTTCCTGCTCCTGCTGTTCCTGCTCCTGCTGTTCCTGCTCCTGCTGTTCCTGCTCCTGCTGTTCCTGCTCCTGCTGTTCCTGCTCCTCCTGCTCCTCCTGCTCCTCCTGTTCCTGTGGCTCCTGTTGATGCTTTTcctgctgatgctgatgctgctCCTGCTGTTGATGCTCCTGCTCCTGTAcctgctgctcctgctgctgctTGTGAGTTGGATGTGACTTGCACTCGGGTGCTCGATGTGGATGAGGTGGTGGAGCATGTTGGCGGAATGGCGCCTGCTTCAGAGAAGAGTGACACGAGTAACGAGGGAAGTTCCAACGAGGCTCAAGCAAAGAGCGAAGAATCCGAATCTGAGGTGCAGTTGGCAGAAACTGGGGCTTCTGCTCCACTAGCTATTCGGGAACCTGCAGAATGTGAAATGATGCCCTGTGCCCTGCTAAAGGGAGAAGAAATGGAGGAAGACTTTGAAGTAATATTAGTGGACGATTCTGACACAGTCAAATTAACTCAACTTGTAGTGGAGACTGTGGGAACAGTGGAAGTTATCAGTGAAGCCATTTCTGAAGAGGATGCAAATTCTGCACCACTAGTGGAAATTGATGCTTATAAGCGttctgcatctgtggaaagtccATCGGAAGTTAACAAGAATGAACTGAACACAACATCCCAACCGCTTATAGAAATTGACTGTACCATTGATGGGCAATGTGTGGATTTGGATTGTCCTGTTGAAACTGACATTGCAACCAGTGGTGAAAATATTCCGTCGCTCTCTTGTGCTGGGATCCCTGAGGTTTCTGGTCGGCCTCTTGTCGCTGGAACACTTATTGCACAATTGCCAGCTATCTCCGAACCAGATTCCACTGCCCACGAACTGCACCAGACAACTGCCAGTGTGACAGactctttaaatgttgccccatCAGTTAAAAGATCTTGTGTACCCGAAGACCAGGAAGACAACTCCATTCAGAGCATTGACTTCACCTACATTGGGTGCATCGGTGCCCCGATTAGTCCTTTATCCAGTCCGCAACGTCCTGTCAGACCTTCAGCATTGGAGAAATCGGGTATATCTGCAGATAGAGATGTTGACCACAAAG ATTCTAAAGAGAAAATCCAAGAGAGTTGTTCCTTAAGCAGTTGCACTCTGGAGTTGAATAAAGAAAATCGGgagcctttgtgtaaaacaggAGTTAAAACCTTGGAAATTTCAGATGAAATAGAAGAAGGGGAAATTTTGAGTGATGTGGATGAATGTGCATCTCAAGAGCAGAAACCAGCTAGTAATGTTCAAGAGGTGAAAAAGAGCAACAATGAAGAGAAGGGTAATCCTGGTCGAAGCCCAAGTAAAAAGGAAACTGGTCTGACAAATCCTGATGAATCTGCTGTAAAATCTCACAGTGAAGTATTATCCAAAATTAAATCCGTTAAAAAACGAGGAAAATCAAAAGGTGTGTCATCAAGTCAAGATTCTGAAGGATTGAAAATATCTTCACTGAGTACTATAGAAAAAAAGCGAATTAAATCCTCGGTTACTGATTTAATGGAAGCTCTAAAGGTTGCCCGAAAAGTAATCCGACAGAAGTACATGAAACTTCATAAACAATTTGAAATCTGCAGGTTTAAACGGATTATTGAGATTGCCATTGCAGAATTCATCTCCATAGTTAAACAGTCCAAATTCCCCAAATCCAGGAGAGAGCAAAAGAGTTCCATCTGTTCAATGATTGAGGCCAAACTATCACAGGTTAAATCTAATGGGATTGTAAGCAGTATTTTCTCACAACAGGCCCCGAATATGAAAGAAAAACTGTGGGTGTTTGTGGAAAAGCAGTTTGATTTTATGTTTGCCAAGGCACGCGAGACCTTCATATCTTGTGAGAATATAAGTCTCGAATTGGCCTTGGAGGAGGAAAGAAAAAATGAGAAGTTGATCAAAAGTAAGAAGAGAAAGATGATGGTTAAGCACAAAGTTGACAAACTTTCAAAGTTGAAAAGAACCCTGTTCTTGGAGCCACTTTTGGCAAATAATGTTTCGAGCAAAAGGAATTCTAAGAGAAAGaaactaactgcagatgagagcgGACAAAAAGAAACCACACAATCAAACAAACATTCAAAGAATTGTATTGAGCTTACAGCTGGGGATGTCTCCAAAGAAAACTCTAAGTCTTCCACTAAAGTCAAAAACCTGGTGTCCTTGAATCAGATGAATTCAAATGCTTCAAGCGACTCACTGATAAATTCCAACTTCACTAAAGAATCCCATGAGAAAGCTGAACTTGGCATTCTAACGGAACAACAGGCCTCTACTCTAACTTTTAACCTGGTAAGCGATGCTCAGATGGGTGAGATATTCAAGTGTTTGTTGCAGGGGTCCGATCTGTTGGAGCAAGGGATTTCAACGCTGGAATGTAATTCTTGGCCTGTCCCTGATAAGATGAACCATGATAGCAACTCGCATCTGTCTGGTGTTACTTCCACATCAGAGAAAGTTCCCACAGTGTCCCAGGGCGATAGTATATCTTGGCCTCCCAGCACACCAAATAAGCACACTGTTGGGTTGAGACCGCCACTCAATATAGATATTTTGGATGAAAGTTGCATGCTAGAAATCCCTGATAAGGTGGTCCACAACAAAGACGTTCGGATGATCAGCCCACCTGAAGGTTCAATTAGCCAGAAGCTAATAGAAACTAGTTCAGCTCTACAAATGCCTTCCACCGTGTCCTCTATTCTGATGGAGGATCTGGCAGTTTCTCTTACAGTCCCCTCGCCTCTTAAATCAGATGGGGAAATCAGTTTCTTAACATCACAGAATGAATTATCCTTGCCTGGTGAAGTGAGCGAGGCCATTTTGACCAGCCATTACAGTGAAAACGCTGTCCTTGACGAGGAGGATGCCTTGGAGCAAGATATTCACTTGGCTTTGGATTCGGACAATTCTAGCAGCAGGTCCAGCAGTTCCTCGATGTGGAACAAGCAGATGTCTTCCTTTCAGTATCAGGGCCACTCCCCGATGCAGGCTGTTgtaatggaaaaatcaaatgacCATTTCATCGTCAAGATAAGGTGCAGGGGGGCATCCAAAGCTGACTCTCCACTACAGAGCTCGCCCTCTGTTCCAGCAGAGCAGACGAATGCGACATCCAAGTTGGAACCAAGTGGAGGATCCGTTATGGAGACCATTGATAAGCAGACAATATTACCCGGCAACAATGTGCAAGATGTAATTGAGCAGCAAGATCGCCTGATGTCCAAAGCATTACCTACACATTCTCGGGTTGTGGAGCATCCAGCAGGTGGAGGCACAACTCTGGAAGAGTCAGGAATGGAGGTTGCGATGCAGACACCTCAGTCGGAGAAAGATCAACCATTAACCAAACACTGTACAGTTCATGAGCCATCACTTGAAACCCCCAGTGGGAATATAAAAGGTGTCGCATTATTGACTGCAACAATCTTGGAACCTGATCCTAGCTCCAGGACCAAGAAGAGAAAACGTAACGCGAAAGTGGATTCCACGCAGAAAAGAGCGCGTAAAGAATCTTTGAAAACCAGCGAGAAAAAAAATAACCAAACCAAGGCGCAAAGAAAATCCACTTCATCAGCAAGGAAAGCTGACAATGATGCTACACCGAAGAAAACGACAACCAATGCTTGCCAGTCCACTGTGGCGTTGGCAACCAGCCTCTCTGCTAAGAATGTAATCAAGAAGAATGGTGAAGTTGTGATTGCATGGACAAG